In Iodobacter fluviatilis, one DNA window encodes the following:
- the pflB gene encoding formate C-acetyltransferase, which produces MNAPENHLQLDAWRGFKTGEWQDKVDTRGFIQLNYTPYLDDDSFLAGPTERTTQLWTELSVQLKEERKRGVLEVSTHVGASITAHGPGYINKDLETIVGVQTDKPLRRAIMPNGGLRMVQNGLEAYHFEMNPQIVDIFTKYRKDHNMGVFDAYTPEIMACRSSGVITGLPDSYGRGRIIGDYRRVALYGVDFLINDKKREKTELNNVPFTESVIRLREELSEQIKALGELKQMAKAYGFDISKPAATAQEAIQWLYFGYLAATKEQNGAAMSIGRTSTFLDVYIERDLQEGRITESQAQEMIDHMVMKLRIIRFLRTPEYDDLFSGDPTWVTESIGGTGLDGRTLVTKTSFRVLHTLYNLGPAPEPNLTVLWSTSFPQGFKEFCAKVSIDTSAIQYENDDLMKPKWGDDYAIACCVSAMAVGKQMQFFGARVNLAKAMLYAINGGVDEKTGKVVANGFEPLKGDVLDYDEVMAKYDVMLDWLAKTYVTALNSIHYMHDKYSYERIEMALHDRDILRTMACGIAGLSVAADSLSAIKHAKVSVVRNEKGIAVDYKIEGDYPAYGNNDDRVDDIAVWLTETFMNKIKAQPVFYRDSMPTQSVLTITSNVVYGKKTGNTPDGRRAGTPFSPGANPMNGRDTNGFIAAGFSVSKIPYEAALDGVSWTASMTPDALGHNDADRVKTLAASIDGLFGPHGEECSACLDKDAVDQTMDQLFHLNMNVLNRDTLLDAMEHPENYPQLTVRVSGYAVNFVKLTREQQMDVISRTFHGKC; this is translated from the coding sequence ATGAACGCACCAGAAAACCATCTGCAACTTGACGCTTGGCGCGGGTTTAAAACGGGCGAGTGGCAAGACAAAGTGGACACTCGTGGTTTTATCCAACTTAACTATACGCCTTACTTGGATGATGATAGCTTCCTTGCCGGCCCGACCGAACGCACTACTCAGCTCTGGACAGAATTATCTGTTCAGCTAAAAGAAGAGCGCAAACGTGGCGTATTAGAAGTATCGACTCACGTTGGTGCATCCATTACTGCGCACGGCCCTGGCTATATCAATAAAGATTTAGAAACCATCGTTGGTGTACAAACTGACAAACCTCTGCGTCGCGCCATTATGCCGAACGGCGGTTTACGCATGGTGCAAAACGGCCTTGAAGCCTATCACTTTGAAATGAACCCACAAATTGTGGATATCTTTACCAAATACCGTAAAGATCACAATATGGGCGTATTTGATGCTTACACCCCAGAAATCATGGCTTGCCGTAGCTCAGGCGTGATTACGGGCCTGCCGGATTCTTACGGCCGTGGCCGTATTATTGGTGACTATCGTCGCGTCGCTTTATACGGCGTTGATTTCCTAATTAACGATAAAAAACGCGAAAAAACAGAACTGAATAATGTTCCGTTTACCGAATCGGTGATTCGTCTGCGTGAAGAATTATCTGAGCAAATCAAAGCGCTGGGCGAACTCAAGCAAATGGCCAAAGCCTATGGCTTTGATATCTCCAAGCCTGCTGCGACTGCCCAAGAAGCCATCCAATGGTTGTACTTTGGCTATCTTGCTGCCACTAAAGAGCAAAATGGCGCTGCGATGTCTATTGGCCGTACGTCCACCTTCCTTGACGTGTATATCGAACGCGATTTGCAGGAAGGCCGTATTACCGAATCACAAGCTCAGGAAATGATTGACCATATGGTCATGAAATTGCGCATTATCCGCTTCCTGCGCACACCAGAATACGATGATTTATTCTCTGGCGACCCAACATGGGTTACAGAATCCATCGGTGGTACAGGGCTTGATGGCCGTACACTGGTGACTAAAACCAGCTTCCGTGTTCTGCACACCCTGTACAACCTCGGACCGGCTCCAGAGCCTAATCTAACCGTATTGTGGTCGACTTCTTTCCCGCAAGGCTTTAAAGAATTCTGCGCGAAAGTGTCAATTGATACCTCAGCCATCCAGTACGAAAACGATGACTTGATGAAACCTAAATGGGGTGACGATTACGCCATCGCATGTTGTGTTTCCGCCATGGCCGTGGGTAAGCAAATGCAATTCTTTGGCGCACGGGTCAACCTTGCCAAAGCCATGCTGTATGCGATCAACGGTGGTGTGGACGAAAAAACCGGCAAAGTAGTGGCCAATGGTTTCGAACCACTGAAAGGCGATGTACTGGATTACGACGAAGTGATGGCCAAATACGATGTAATGCTGGATTGGCTGGCAAAAACATACGTGACTGCGCTGAACTCCATCCATTACATGCACGATAAATACTCGTACGAACGCATTGAAATGGCACTGCATGATCGCGATATTCTGCGCACCATGGCTTGCGGTATTGCCGGCCTGTCAGTTGCTGCGGATTCACTTTCTGCCATCAAACACGCAAAAGTAAGCGTTGTACGTAATGAAAAAGGCATTGCCGTTGATTACAAAATCGAAGGCGACTACCCAGCTTACGGTAACAACGATGACCGCGTGGATGATATTGCAGTGTGGCTGACAGAAACATTCATGAACAAGATCAAGGCTCAGCCTGTGTTCTATCGTGATTCAATGCCTACTCAATCGGTTCTGACCATTACCTCTAATGTGGTTTATGGTAAGAAAACAGGTAACACACCTGACGGCCGTCGTGCAGGCACACCATTCTCACCAGGTGCAAACCCGATGAATGGCCGTGATACCAATGGCTTTATCGCTGCGGGCTTCTCAGTATCGAAGATCCCTTACGAAGCAGCCTTGGATGGTGTGTCATGGACAGCCTCCATGACCCCGGATGCACTGGGCCACAACGATGCAGACCGCGTTAAAACACTAGCGGCTTCGATCGACGGTTTGTTTGGGCCACACGGTGAAGAATGCTCCGCATGCCTCGATAAAGATGCGGTTGATCAAACCATGGATCAGCTCTTCCATCTGAACATGAATGTATTAAATCGTGACACCCTACTGGATGCCATGGAACACCCAGAAAACTACCCACAACTGACCGTGCGTGTTTCTGGTTATGCAGTGAACTTTGTGAAACTGACCCGCGAACAGCAAATGGACGTGATCAGCCGCACCTTCCACGGCAAGTGTTAA
- the pflA gene encoding pyruvate formate-lyase-activating protein, with amino-acid sequence MKPSKPLGEIIPISFDTEHHQQGFVHSIETGAAVDGPGMRFALFVSGCQFRCLYCHNPDTWKLHNGKSYTVEAVMTELSKYASFLRIAGGLTISGGEPLMQAHFVGEIFRRAKQDLKLHTALDTQGFLAAHLDDAWFDHVDLVLLDIKQSDPVKYEALTGKPLQPTLDFAERLQKMGKPVWVRYVLIPGISDDFADVEKLADYLKPMQNIERVEVLPFHKMGESKWAELGMKYELSDTPTPTPELVERVRDQFRQRGLFTC; translated from the coding sequence ATGAAACCAAGCAAGCCACTCGGGGAAATCATCCCGATCTCTTTTGATACCGAGCACCACCAGCAGGGCTTTGTACACTCCATTGAAACCGGCGCGGCTGTCGATGGCCCCGGCATGCGTTTTGCCCTTTTTGTCAGCGGCTGCCAGTTCCGCTGCCTGTATTGCCACAACCCGGACACATGGAAGCTGCATAACGGCAAAAGCTATACCGTCGAAGCCGTCATGACCGAGCTGAGCAAATACGCCAGCTTTTTACGCATTGCGGGCGGGCTGACGATTTCTGGTGGCGAGCCATTAATGCAAGCGCACTTTGTAGGCGAAATATTCCGCCGCGCCAAACAGGATCTCAAACTGCACACTGCGCTCGATACCCAAGGCTTTTTAGCCGCTCACCTCGATGATGCATGGTTCGATCATGTGGATTTAGTGCTGCTGGATATCAAACAAAGTGACCCGGTCAAATATGAAGCCCTGACCGGCAAACCCCTGCAACCCACGCTCGACTTTGCCGAACGCCTGCAAAAGATGGGCAAACCAGTCTGGGTTCGCTATGTACTGATCCCCGGAATCAGTGACGACTTTGCCGACGTAGAAAAGCTGGCTGACTATCTGAAACCCATGCAAAACATCGAGCGGGTAGAAGTATTGCCCTTCCATAAAATGGGCGAAAGCAAATGGGCCGAGCTGGGCATGAAATACGAATTAAGCGACACCCCTACGCCAACACCCGAACTAGTTGAGCGAGTACGTGATCAATTTCGCCAACGCGGTTTATTTACCTGCTAG